In Macrobrachium nipponense isolate FS-2020 chromosome 13, ASM1510439v2, whole genome shotgun sequence, the DNA window CAGTTTAGTGTTATCTTAGATTTctatatactttaattttttcaaaattttcttatttatatttttccttcattattttttaatctcCTTTTCATAAGCTTATTTTTTTCGGCTATCATATTATTTTacaaaacataataattatataaactgaCGAGCAAAATGATAACTCTGCTTTTCCTCTAAAATTTaggaaaactacttttttttataagtttcttgAAAAGTAATGTGACACTTTGCCCTCGTAATGTTGCTTTCCTTCTAACGAGTAATAaagcttctcctctctcttccttagtGAAGGACTATCGCTACACGCTACCAGGATCAGTGCTGGTTTCTCTGAAGATATCGAGAATTGCTTGCGGTATGTTGTGTCACACCAGGCGAGATTGCATTTCTTTCAATCACAACAGTAAGTATAATATTAATTACTTCCTTGACGCAAAGTAGTTGGATAGCACCCTGTTATGGGTAGTTCAAGTACGTACTCGTGTACTTTCAGAATAGAAtttaatatacaataatttaACGATTTCTGTTTTCAAGTATCTACGCAAGATTTTTCACGGTGAATAAAAGACTTATTTAATATGAGACAAATTGGTATATTTCTAAACTGCTTTTGTTTGATAGCATGTTTGAACTattgttattatgtatataaatatgttaacacTAATCAGAAACTTGTAACTTCATTTGACTCCCAAATCGCAAAAATATAGTTTGCCAATAGTgagaatacaaaataatataaggTTGAGTTCCTATCGGTAAAGTTTTATGTTTCATAtgattatgaaaaaacctttaagTTGATCTAGATCAGTCGCAAATTACAAAGTGTCAAACCATAAGGTAGTTTGTCAATTAGGCAGTTGATATTTGTAAGACTGTATCTCAGGAAGGGATTTCAGTTCAGTGAATCACTTTTAAAACATATGTTAAAATATTGTTTGATCAACGATTTGTCAGTAAAATGTGAACTTTTCTTGTCTCTGTCAGCTCAAGTTCATTAGTCATTAAATGGGAAAAGAATATCTGAGATAAAAGAGAACGTGAATGAAAGAACAAAGTAAGATGATTAATTTTAATCTATACCATAGCATTCCAAAGATAGCTTACGAAGTAAATTACAAAACGAGTTTTTTAGTACACACACAAAAAGCATACTAGGCATACAACAAATCAAATTTACAAGGCAAACTACCCACAGAAGCAAGCACGGAGTGTGAAATACTGAACACAGCCTTCCACAAACCAAGTGACACTACGTTGATTGCAGCTCCTGGATGGAACTACTACAACTTTTCGCCTCCAAGACCGGTGAGTAGGAATTTAATTTTACTGTCGATTCAGCATACCAAACCATGTATATCGATAAACTTCTCTCAAGGTTTTGAACTGGAGAAACCTAAAAACAAGTACGCTATCTTTGGCGAAGATATTATATGAAGAGAGACTTCTGTctgtgtaaaaaaagaaaaaaaaaaactatctatacTGTACTATGCTTTCCAGAGGCCATGGCAGTGCTTTTCGTAAACAATATAAACCGACTTGTGGATTTCCTTTCAACTAAAGCACTGAAAGTTTTAAACTTCGACCTATTATCGGAAGCACTGTACATCGCCATATGTGACATTAcctttttttacttaagaaagtAAGGTTAAAGCTACGCTTAGCCACCCAACCATCCGCAAAAGCAATGACGTGTGTCAGTGATGTCGGCGTAGCATATCCTCCTCTATACCTTTTCAAATTGTTATTTGACTCAGGGTTAAATGTTATTTTACCTATAGTGGgccataaaagaatttttaaagcaaattcatatattgtatgatgatatataattctttaaaaataatgagATAAGGGGGGTGGCCCTGCGTCACAGATACGTCATAAAACACCACTTGTTCGAAACAGCCTGAGGATAGCAAGAAGTTGGTCTTCATTCTAAGCGTAAATGGCTTAATTAAGCACACTAGTCAATTCAGTCTAAACTGTCAATTCAGTGTAGTACTACTTTAAATTAGGACAATGTTAAAAACACTCATTGCTTTAGTAGCATGGGAATCCGTATGTCggtttgaattaaattaagtatatctttgttttaccagaccagtcagctgattaacagctctcctagggatggcgcgaaggattagatatttttacgtggctaggaaccaattggttacctagcaacgggacctacagctaattgtgggatccgaaccacattatatcgaggaatgaatttctatcaccagaaacaaatttctctggtttcgcgttggcagagccgagaatcgaacttcggacctggattgtcccttgatcctctctccttgtctcttttgcttaaagaagaCGCTGCCAAGATTGAAAAACTGTAACTCTGCccccctttcttcttttttatataaagatcTTTCAACTTCGGTTATATTCATTGTCaacatgaaaatatagaataaactacgaaggtacttgttccaagtctccaGTTTTTTGCCcacctttctaccatggatttaagaATATTCCCAAGTATGCGttccttcgtgatatatatatatatatatatatatatatatatatatatatatatatatatatatatatatatgaaatgagtgTTGAGAATATACTTCATTATCttggtatatacatattttgagaCAACAAGATGTCAATTCAGGAGTGTGTCGGACGGATGCGGTTATGGTAGTTTCAATGGGAACTTATCTGGTAGTTTCCTGGAGGTATATGGTGTTGGGGGACTATGACTTTGATTACCtatcttatgactgatgtctaGTTATTTTAGAGAAAGTGGTGGACGGGTTTTGTCCAATCCCCAGGGTTCCTTGGGTTTTTGTTTGAATTATAAAAACAGTGGACCATTGTTTGGAGTTTTCACTAAGTTGTCTTTAGAAACTAAAGTTGCAGATTTTTTACTTATTCAGTAAAAAATctgtttctttgagaatttgatttatttagttagtccttttgttcttaaatatatgtattttttataatgatgaaTCTAATTAAACGACCTGAGGTAATTGTGAGATGggggttacgagagagagagagagagagagagagagagagagagagagagagagagagagagaggttggttgagagagaaagagaaagaaacgtCTCAACAAGTTAACTTGTCGAGACgttactttctctttctctctcaaccaACCAACCTCTGTCTctatgtctctctatctctctgtctctcacacccacacacacacacacacacacacacacatatatatatatattatatatatatatatatatatatatatatatatatatatatatatgtgtatatatatatatatatatatatatatatatatatatatatatatatatatatatatatatatatatatatatatattgaaccagCCTGGCTTTACCCTCTTCATACCGTAAAAAGGAAAGTCATAAACATTGATTTTTAGGGATCAAGGTAAGATTGATAGGATCTGATTCGTTTTGATATGACATGTCGGTGGAAACACAGTTTCCATCCACatgttctacatatatatacatacatacataaatacatacatacatacatacataaagcaaaatattaaaatcCTATGCAGTAACCGAACTATTTTAAAAAATTGAGATTTCTATttaatcaattatttttattttcgttttccttcatatcaaataacatataaatttatgtattatCATCTGAATACCACAAGAACATTGGACATATGTATTTTTCACCAAAGTTTAGTCACCTTAATACCCTGTAATACTGCCATCATTGTTGATGAACAGACAGAGTGTATTCTCTTCCACCCTACAGCCTAAGAATGCAAGTAATTACTGTCCCACTGGAGGCATCTATGTTCAGTACGAGCAGCCTGTTTACAAAAGGTACAACTTCTCGATTGATGGTTTTGCCTGTTCGCCTCATCCGTGGGTCAAAGACAGACACaacgaaggaaaaagtaagtaaCAATCTTTATCTTATTGATACCTTTATCCTTcacgaatgattttttttttgaatggtgtttttacgttgcatggaaccagccgttattcagcaacgggaccaacggctttacgtgacttccaaaccacgtcgagagtgaactactatcactagaaatacacatatctcactcctcaatggaatggccgagaatcgaactggcgacCACCGAgctgggacgccaacaccataccaaccacgccactgaggcacttcctTCATGAGTGAATCTTTTCTTTGACTAATGGAATCTCTCCGTCTTTTCAATATGCAAGTGTATGTGACGGCTTACAACATAATATTGAAGAATCTTTTTGCGAGCAGGTattcgaggtgggaggcggcatatacttatatctcttgcggtggcggggtggtttggggtttcactgccagtccta includes these proteins:
- the LOC135225474 gene encoding uncharacterized protein LOC135225474, whose amino-acid sequence is MKSIRLLALFLASGFLFSIRGEITGAMWKVKMKDYRYTLPGSVLVSLKISRIACGMLCHTRRDCISFNHNKASTECEILNTAFHKPSDTTLIAAPGWNYYNFSPPRPPKNASNYCPTGGIYVQYEQPVYKRYNFSIDGFACSPHPWVKDRHNEGKTCKMVIMYDTDFAGQDTAYYGRPGTYYEAFRQCMAYNCIGMICRKYLDICWLKLNSQLTSGSITGDSVDLLYWYTVCE